The genomic window aatataagaactcGTACTCGTAACGGAATTACGATTCGTAATGGTAGAAGTAGATGCCACATCGACCCTTCGACGAGCGAACTTACGAAGCGCAATGTCAACGTCCACGCGTGATCTATTTACATATTGACAAGTTGCcgtaacaaaacaattaattttatattgtatacttttaaaatgttgCCCACTATCTTTATGTACAAATGAAACTGGTTCAATTCGTTTCCACTGAACGTAACATCAATAGCATTTGTCTTTGCATGGCACTTCGCTACAGGATAATTCTAAAAGACGACttgatagaaaataatatcaattccTAGACGACCGTCTCTTATATTGGTTCCGTGGTCTACTCTTGACATGGAAGATACAAACTGAATATGCTTGACCGCTTACAAAAATGCAGATTTCAATACCTACAACTGTGCATACAAACAAcaacagtaataaaatatttaagttcatTCAATGAAAGTATCGTAACATATACAACGATCATGCTCTTCATTTGGTCAACCTTTCAACATGTTTCAACTCAGCATGTATATGAAATCGGCACGCTTAGTGGCCACCTCGAGGGGTCTGCTCAAACTGCCATGCAGagcattacaaaatattaatcttatgtACATATTGTCGTTTGAAGATAAGAGTAAGAACTAACGTCTAGGGTTTGGTGTGAATATAAAAGGTGGTTCGCGTAAGAATTACCTCCGCGTGCTTTTAGAGGAGGGGCGCGAGTGGGACTGCGTGTGGGGGGTCGCGACCCCCCCCCGCTCCTAACTGGAGCACGACGCGGCCGACACCGGCGACAACGGGGAGTCTCGCGGGCAACCCGAAAGAGTTACCACCACCTGCATAAGAAATAATTGGGTTAAAGATAtctattgaaatacaaatatatattagctacaggcacaatttCACCTCATCACAAAATTTATGATTGTGAGCACATTTTGTGCACAGTCAGCAGAGATTTTCGAGTCACACAGTCAATCAACTCTAACcttgtaataattttacacaAGAGCAACAATGGTTGTCATTTTatcttttgttattaataatgattattattcaacatttttaCGGTATAAGTGTCTTTTATTTCTCATATTCACCTTCCGGCTACCAGCATGGTTCCGATGTTCACACAGCCAGACTCCTTGCCAAGTACCCAAGTTCAACTTTCCATCTGTGATTGGAATCGTCAGCGACGAACCCAGGAAGCAAGCTTTTACATGTGCAGgctatgtaaacaaaaataaaaaaatatgtcaatgtaaatttaaagcaCTTTGATTCTAAGCTTTAAGCTGTACATGGCTGTTAAATAGATCAGTTGAACTGAATAATCTATATGTTTTgacaatataataaactaaaaaaacaaaatctaggGACCATTCAAAGGaccttttaaaatcatattgataaagtatatttttaattagaacatCTAATTTGTGTCAAGTCTAGTAAACAAGCGTCCAAGTCGATAATCTGAAATACATAGAGTATTGCAAATTGTAATTCTTGAATTTCTAATACTATCACACAAATTATGCTTTACAGAGTTACGTGAACTAAGATAGATAGAAAGCCATTccctatattattaaattttgtttacaaaataattataaattaattactcatTAAACTAGATAAGTGCATGTAAATACAAgcaagacaaaaataaaacatgcatTTATGTAACTATCATTTGCATTCTTGAAAGGTTAAATAAATTCAGTGGTATTTTGGGATAATGGGTAAATAACGGGACATTtcgagtataaaaataattaaaactaaaaaaaaattatgttgatcataaaatcataaagaaatactattatttaatatactaaaattgagTGACCTTGATGTTATAGcactacaatattaattaagcaCTTCTGTTTACATAACCATAGATAGGTATAGAACAATATTATCTTGTGCAAATTTCTGATGCatctgttttattattgtattctttcagtactaaaatcatattttaattaatcatagcTTATTTGTTAACAAACAAAGCCACAAGTATAGCAACAGTCAAACAAAACAAGTAATAAACTATGTCAATTTGTTCAACACAAACAAATgaatgtcaataaatatatttttcgttcaaGATTTCAAAAAATGATTGAAAGTAATCATTGGAATTATTAGTACGATTTAGCATAACGGATATTTACCATGTCATCGGGGCCTTCGCACGAGTGGCGGTACGGAAGACCTTCTGGCACAATTTTATTGAGCATCATTTCCATGTCGTCTCTGACATCGGGATCCCAGCTTTCGTTAAGCGCAAGGCTCGCTGATGTATGCATTActgaaagtattatttattcggTCATTGCCTAGATTGATCAGCTGTCTGATGCACttaacgttttatattaaacctGCATTCATTccacaaagtatatttttataaatatttaaaatattcagaacTTAGCGCGAATTtcgtataaaattgaaatattcaagTGGGAGGGGGAACAGCATCGGCGGCAAGACAACTGCCAGGTACTCACTTTGGATATGGCAGAGACCGACCGCAAACTGTGACAACTCAGGCACCTGCTTTAGGATCTCCTCCGTAACGAGGTGCACGCCCCGGTGTTGCGGCCTCAAGTTGAGCTTCCGTTGAAACCACGCGGATCCAATCTGAATTCCTCGATTCGAGgccatgtttaatttttaaaaacgctACAGAATTATCGCAAGAACACAAATGATCTTACACAACATCACTTAGACAATCTTTACACGAATTTATCCACAATTATCATAAAAGATACATCTTCGatctttaaatagtaataaatataacggAGGTTATAGAACAGATTCGACACCCAATTTTCTGCGGGAAAATGAAATAGACTTCAAACGAAAGAGAAAAACGATCGACCGTATGttgtcattacaaaaaaaaaaaagattgtaatTCAAAGACCTGAATTAGTTGTAAACAGTaagcaaatattatttcaaataaactatGTAGTCACAAATTATTTAGATGAAACATTCTTTTAAGACGCTGAGTTACTGGTCCttgcgaaaaaaaaattgagcttAACAATTTCTAacgtaaaatgtatgtaatatcttTAAcagtaataaagtatttttattgttttttttagaaaatatctcattttaaatatatcatacagTTAAATAATAGGTAATTCAATAACcaagattttgttttaaaatatattttttttagttgtcaCACTTCTAATATTGTGGAGGGAAATACAAATTTTcacgaattaaattttatgtaagttACCTATTCGAAATCAAACTCTTATTCAAAAATGCGAAGTACAAAGagtattttcgttttatataatatacattacccAGAAATTAGTGAGTGAAGAGAGCCTACAGCAAAGCTTTAAATTGTACCTAATGATTGTAGGGAGTGTCGAGGGTGGATAGTACAAGGTGTGGCATTTAACCACTCAGAATTAGGACAATTAGTTTGATTTCAACGCAAGCATTTAGTAGACGCATATCGTCtgtttaaatatagtttgtttCTACTTAAAGCATcagattgatttttatattatcatggATCCCATAATGgatgttataaaaaattcaGAAGAGCCTGAATGGCTTGAGAAGTCAATAATTGGTGAAGTACGACTATGGCAAATAATGTTCCTGTGTTTAGCAGGTGTTACGTCTCTGAGtaagtttgaaataaatgagGAAGTAAATAAATGCACTAAATATGTGCTTCTATGTgttgtctataaaaatattataattttgctgaTATTCATgaattagtagtagtagtattcATTGGTcttctgttttatatataataataatttaattttttaagactGTTCGGGatacaaaataagatattaaaacattaaatatgtaatatgtatgtgGGTATATAATTCTTCTCATACTATATCTAGC from Vanessa tameamea isolate UH-Manoa-2023 chromosome 17, ilVanTame1 primary haplotype, whole genome shotgun sequence includes these protein-coding regions:
- the LOC113400402 gene encoding UPF0047 protein YjbQ, which codes for MASNRGIQIGSAWFQRKLNLRPQHRGVHLVTEEILKQVPELSQFAVGLCHIQIMHTSASLALNESWDPDVRDDMEMMLNKIVPEGLPYRHSCEGPDDMPAHVKACFLGSSLTIPITDGKLNLGTWQGVWLCEHRNHAGSRKVVVTLSGCPRDSPLSPVSAASCSS